The following coding sequences lie in one Treponema socranskii subsp. buccale genomic window:
- a CDS encoding class II fructose-bisphosphate aldolase: protein MALVTMKYELAKAGKENYAVPAFNFFTFSNLAGIAQAAKNKCSPVIAMATVSGTKIMGEKASVKMCEGVSEDYGIDMVVHLDHCRDYDMIRRCIDDGFTSVMIDASSKSYDENVDLTSRVVEYAAKYGVTVEAELGNVGGKEDDIEVDDMSTLFTQPEEAVRFVRDTHVDCLAVAAGTVHGFYKTEPKIDFARIAKIHTLIPDTPLVLHGGTGVSYEDLRKAIACGIRKINVGTEFRVHGISDTVKNEYAKSPDVDPRNVCRSVIESCAVIAEELIDVVGSAGKAD, encoded by the coding sequence TGCAAAAGCGGGAAAAGAAAACTATGCCGTTCCCGCATTTAATTTTTTTACGTTTTCAAATCTTGCGGGCATAGCGCAGGCGGCAAAAAACAAATGCAGTCCCGTCATCGCTATGGCGACCGTAAGCGGCACGAAGATTATGGGAGAAAAGGCGAGCGTAAAAATGTGCGAAGGTGTCAGCGAAGATTACGGAATCGATATGGTAGTACACCTTGATCACTGCCGCGATTACGATATGATCCGCCGCTGTATAGACGACGGCTTTACGTCCGTTATGATCGATGCGTCTTCGAAAAGCTACGACGAAAATGTCGACCTTACTTCACGCGTCGTCGAATACGCCGCAAAGTACGGCGTGACGGTTGAAGCGGAACTCGGAAATGTCGGCGGTAAAGAAGACGATATCGAAGTCGATGATATGTCGACTTTGTTTACGCAGCCGGAAGAAGCCGTTCGCTTTGTCCGCGATACGCATGTCGACTGTCTTGCCGTTGCGGCAGGCACGGTACACGGGTTTTATAAAACCGAACCCAAAATCGATTTTGCGCGCATCGCAAAGATTCATACGCTGATTCCCGACACCCCGCTTGTACTGCACGGCGGTACGGGTGTATCATACGAAGATTTACGAAAGGCGATCGCCTGCGGCATACGTAAAATCAATGTCGGAACCGAATTCCGCGTACACGGCATTTCCGATACCGTAAAAAACGAATACGCAAAATCGCCCGATGTCGATCCCCGAAACGTTTGCCGCTCGGTGATTGAAAGCTGTGCCGTTATTGCGGAAGAGCTGATCGACGTCGTCGGAAGCGCAGGCAAGGCTGACTGA
- a CDS encoding 1-phosphofructokinase family hexose kinase, whose product MKSGKVLVVCLNPTFELTVVLDSFYENEVNRTANYFTLPSGKGVNVARVLTQLGTEAHVLTHLGGSRADEFLDLCKAENIILESFPSTSPVRTCINIVNGEKKTSTEIVQEPPAVEKGAGKRAFDLFDSLIGQFDALVITGTRAQGYEADLYSRMTGRAKELGKLVVLDLKGEDLRRSLLSRPDVIKPNLSELVATVEKGRVVFENENSDALRETVRAVTKKIFDDYGTKSVISRGKFDTWVYDGNDFSAVPNKDAPVVNTIGCGDALTAGMMHSLLAGKSLSDAVRFGMDCALKNAQSIRLGLR is encoded by the coding sequence ATGAAATCCGGAAAAGTGCTCGTGGTTTGTTTGAATCCGACATTTGAACTCACGGTCGTACTCGATTCTTTTTATGAAAACGAAGTGAACCGTACCGCAAATTATTTTACGCTTCCTTCGGGTAAGGGAGTGAACGTCGCTCGCGTTTTGACGCAGCTCGGAACCGAAGCGCACGTACTGACACACCTCGGCGGAAGCCGTGCCGATGAATTTCTCGATCTTTGTAAAGCGGAAAATATCATACTCGAATCTTTTCCGTCAACGAGTCCCGTGCGCACGTGTATCAATATCGTCAACGGCGAAAAAAAGACGAGTACGGAAATCGTGCAGGAACCGCCCGCCGTCGAAAAAGGCGCCGGAAAACGCGCGTTCGATTTATTCGATTCGCTTATCGGACAATTCGATGCGCTCGTTATCACCGGCACGCGCGCCCAAGGCTATGAAGCCGATCTCTATTCCCGCATGACAGGGAGGGCAAAAGAGCTGGGAAAGCTTGTCGTACTCGACTTAAAGGGAGAAGATTTACGGCGCTCGCTCCTTTCGCGTCCCGATGTCATTAAGCCGAACCTTTCCGAGCTTGTGGCAACCGTGGAAAAGGGCCGCGTCGTTTTCGAAAATGAAAATTCCGATGCTCTCCGTGAAACCGTTCGTGCCGTTACAAAAAAAATATTCGACGATTACGGGACGAAAAGCGTCATAAGCCGAGGCAAATTCGATACGTGGGTGTACGACGGAAATGATTTTTCGGCCGTTCCGAACAAAGACGCGCCCGTCGTCAATACGATAGGCTGCGGAGACGCGCTTACCGCCGGCATGATGCACAGCCTGCTTGCGGGAAAATCGCTTTCCGATGCGGTGCGCTTCGGTATGGATTGTGCTCTCAAAAACGCGCAGTCGATCCGTCTCGGATTACGGTAA
- a CDS encoding NusG domain II-containing protein — MSSIFLHFFRKIKLIDIAVFAVFAVVTVYAFSYAYSGGMARKELLVHTPRGTFAYDMSKDRIIDIEGAIGTSRIEISGGTARFLDSPCPNKTCVQSMPISETGEWSACLPNQVFLRIEGGRASSVDATVR; from the coding sequence ATGTCAAGTATTTTTTTACATTTTTTTCGGAAAATTAAATTGATCGATATCGCCGTTTTTGCGGTTTTTGCGGTCGTTACGGTATATGCATTTTCATACGCGTACAGCGGCGGTATGGCTCGAAAAGAACTTCTCGTGCATACTCCGCGCGGTACTTTTGCGTACGATATGTCGAAAGACAGAATTATCGATATTGAAGGCGCGATCGGTACGTCGCGCATCGAAATTTCAGGCGGTACCGCCCGTTTTCTCGATTCTCCGTGTCCGAATAAAACCTGCGTGCAGTCCATGCCGATAAGCGAAACCGGCGAATGGTCGGCCTGTCTTCCGAATCAAGTGTTTTTGCGGATAGAAGGCGGCAGAGCGTCGTCCGTCGATGCGACGGTACGCTAG
- a CDS encoding PASTA domain-containing protein, with protein MKLKGILLKLKEKFFRIDFHAAFEKLQSNGKLLLMTVIATFVVMSLACLAVFAVNVKGPEQVLVPDVTGKKLTAALIEMQAKKLYPEIQLRYSETPGDEGTILEQNPSGGAIRKGFSHISLVVSRGVVIDHVENYIGENIDAVRMKLQTLFAGSAKPLIVIASPQYKADTAEAGTILEQDPPEGTSITDPVTVHFVVSRGPNFENTRVPDLIGNSVSDVLQQMARTRLVFDFTSHEAEPGENAGTVVHEQTFAEELVPNYTHVAVEFAFPRQASGGNVYGIFEGVLPDYPFSVQVKLTAEPEDGDAYTIVTFFHPGGAVTIPYAVPKGTDLVLSVVSSTGEKDHKRITVR; from the coding sequence ATGAAGCTTAAAGGTATATTATTAAAATTAAAAGAAAAATTTTTCCGGATCGATTTTCACGCTGCGTTTGAAAAGCTTCAATCGAACGGCAAACTGCTTTTGATGACCGTCATCGCAACATTTGTCGTGATGTCGCTTGCATGCCTCGCCGTCTTTGCCGTAAACGTAAAAGGCCCCGAACAAGTGCTCGTTCCCGATGTTACGGGAAAAAAACTGACTGCAGCGCTTATCGAAATGCAGGCGAAAAAATTGTATCCCGAAATCCAGCTGCGCTATTCGGAAACGCCGGGCGACGAAGGGACGATTCTCGAACAGAATCCTTCGGGCGGGGCAATCAGAAAGGGTTTCAGCCACATTTCGCTTGTCGTGAGCCGCGGTGTCGTCATCGATCACGTGGAAAATTATATCGGAGAAAATATCGATGCGGTACGCATGAAACTGCAGACGCTCTTTGCGGGATCGGCAAAGCCGCTCATCGTCATCGCTTCTCCGCAGTACAAGGCCGACACTGCCGAAGCCGGTACGATCCTTGAACAGGATCCGCCCGAAGGTACGAGCATAACCGACCCCGTAACGGTGCACTTCGTCGTCAGCCGCGGACCGAATTTCGAAAACACGAGAGTTCCCGATTTGATCGGCAATTCCGTAAGCGATGTGCTCCAACAGATGGCGCGTACCCGTCTCGTCTTCGATTTTACGTCGCATGAAGCGGAGCCGGGCGAAAACGCGGGAACGGTCGTGCACGAACAGACTTTTGCGGAAGAACTCGTTCCGAACTATACGCACGTCGCCGTCGAATTCGCATTTCCGCGGCAGGCTTCGGGCGGCAACGTGTACGGTATATTCGAAGGCGTACTGCCGGATTATCCGTTCTCCGTACAGGTAAAGCTCACGGCGGAACCGGAAGACGGAGACGCCTATACGATTGTGACTTTTTTTCATCCGGGAGGTGCCGTTACGATCCCGTACGCCGTTCCGAAAGGTACGGATCTTGTGCTTTCGGTCGTATCGTCTACCGGAGAAAAAGATCACAAGCGAATCACCGTCAGATAA